The Edaphobacter sp. 12200R-103 genome contains a region encoding:
- a CDS encoding TIM barrel protein, producing MAQNDTAQSKQQKVWEALDRFRIEIPSWGFANTGTRFGKFIQSGAATSIEEKFADAGEVNRLTGASPTVALHVLWDVPHGTADVDKIRALEKQHGVKAGSINPNLFQSQEYKYGSMANPNSEIRKMALGHLLESVEIGRALETRDISIWVSDGSNYPGTQSISRRIGWMEEVLSAMHAATAENQRLLVEYKPFEPAFYHTDIADWGMALHLAQKAGPRAKVLVDTGHHYQGTNIEQIVAWLLHLNALGGFHFNDRKYADDDLTIGSIDPYQVFRIFHEILSAPTSAAEGIAYMIDQSHNLKGKMEAMVQSVVTAQELYARAAIVDREELTKLQDECRLVEAEELFRDSFWTDVRPMVRAWREARGLPGDPLAALRQGGYVDRIEKERERENRGSVSSYA from the coding sequence ATGGCACAGAATGATACGGCACAGTCGAAACAACAGAAGGTGTGGGAGGCTCTGGATCGTTTTCGCATCGAGATTCCTTCGTGGGGGTTCGCCAACACCGGCACGCGCTTCGGAAAGTTTATCCAGAGTGGCGCTGCTACCAGCATCGAGGAGAAGTTTGCCGATGCCGGTGAGGTGAACCGGCTGACCGGAGCCAGTCCGACGGTGGCGCTCCATGTTCTCTGGGACGTTCCTCACGGCACTGCCGATGTGGACAAGATTCGTGCGCTTGAGAAGCAGCATGGGGTTAAGGCGGGATCGATCAATCCGAACCTGTTCCAATCGCAGGAATACAAGTACGGCTCCATGGCGAACCCGAACTCCGAGATCCGGAAGATGGCATTGGGCCATCTGCTGGAGTCGGTCGAGATTGGCCGCGCTCTCGAGACTCGCGATATCTCGATCTGGGTCTCTGACGGCTCGAACTATCCCGGCACGCAGTCCATCAGCCGTAGGATTGGCTGGATGGAAGAGGTGCTCTCAGCCATGCACGCGGCGACGGCGGAGAACCAGCGCCTGCTGGTGGAATACAAGCCCTTTGAACCGGCGTTCTATCACACCGATATTGCCGATTGGGGGATGGCACTGCACCTGGCGCAGAAGGCTGGCCCGCGGGCGAAGGTGCTGGTGGATACCGGGCATCATTATCAGGGGACAAATATTGAGCAGATTGTTGCGTGGCTGCTGCACCTGAATGCCCTGGGAGGCTTCCACTTCAACGACCGCAAGTATGCGGATGATGACCTGACGATCGGATCGATCGATCCCTACCAGGTCTTCCGGATCTTCCACGAGATTCTGAGCGCTCCGACCTCTGCTGCTGAAGGGATTGCGTACATGATCGACCAAAGCCATAACCTGAAGGGCAAGATGGAGGCGATGGTGCAGAGCGTGGTGACTGCGCAAGAGCTGTATGCGCGGGCCGCCATCGTCGATCGAGAGGAATTGACCAAGCTGCAGGATGAGTGCCGTCTGGTGGAGGCTGAGGAGCTGTTCCGCGACAGCTTCTGGACCGACGTGAGGCCGATGGTAAGAGCATGGCGTGAGGCGCGTGGCCTTCCGGGCGATCCTCTGGCCGCTCTGCGCCAGGGTGGATACGTGGATCGGATCGAGAAGGAGCGCGAGCGGGAGAATCGCGGCTCGGTTTCCAGCTACGCGTAG
- a CDS encoding substrate-binding domain-containing protein: protein MAKTSKRLYLIPVLSKSLDILELLQAENRPMSLETIHRRTRISKTTVYRVLKTLVHRGYLAQSPDGMYRHVMRPKKLRFGFAGQSADMPFSEEVTRSLRDAAAAAGVDLIELDNRYDAATAVQNAEEFIHDKVDLIIEFNVEQSVAAIIGDKVASASIPLIAIDIPHPNATYFGVDNYRVGVEAGEMLARHAQTEWNGKVDRVIGLDLPEAGLLVQGRISGAFEAVRSAFPTLPSDAFLRLDGRGMRETSTKLIVEYLENHPRERHILVAAATDTSALGVVDAARQLKRQRHLVVVGQDCIAEALEEIQSSTSPLIASVSHETNAYGPNLMQLGLALLKGQIVPPYNYVSHKLVTRTLSQQET from the coding sequence TTGGCCAAAACATCAAAGCGCCTCTACCTTATCCCGGTCCTCTCGAAGTCACTGGACATCCTTGAGCTGTTGCAGGCCGAAAACCGGCCCATGTCGTTGGAGACGATCCATCGGCGAACCCGTATCTCTAAGACGACGGTGTACCGGGTCCTGAAGACCTTGGTGCACCGTGGCTATCTGGCGCAGTCACCGGATGGAATGTACCGGCATGTGATGCGTCCCAAGAAACTGCGCTTCGGCTTCGCCGGGCAGAGTGCGGACATGCCTTTTTCGGAAGAGGTAACGCGGAGCCTGCGCGATGCTGCGGCCGCTGCGGGAGTCGACCTGATCGAGCTGGACAACCGCTATGATGCCGCTACCGCCGTGCAGAACGCGGAGGAGTTTATCCACGATAAGGTAGACCTGATTATTGAGTTTAATGTCGAGCAGTCGGTTGCGGCGATCATCGGAGATAAAGTCGCTTCGGCCAGCATCCCGTTGATCGCCATCGATATTCCGCACCCGAACGCGACCTACTTTGGCGTGGACAACTATCGGGTGGGAGTTGAAGCGGGTGAGATGCTGGCGCGTCATGCGCAGACGGAGTGGAACGGCAAGGTCGACCGGGTGATCGGTTTGGACCTTCCCGAGGCGGGTCTACTGGTGCAGGGAAGAATCTCGGGGGCATTTGAAGCCGTTCGTTCGGCCTTTCCCACGCTTCCCTCCGATGCGTTTCTTCGCCTGGATGGTCGCGGTATGCGCGAGACCAGCACGAAGCTGATTGTTGAATACCTGGAGAACCATCCCAGGGAGCGTCACATTCTGGTGGCTGCCGCTACAGATACGAGTGCCCTGGGAGTCGTCGATGCGGCGCGTCAACTAAAGCGGCAACGGCATCTGGTGGTGGTAGGGCAGGACTGTATTGCCGAGGCTCTCGAGGAGATTCAGTCCAGTACGTCACCCCTGATCGCATCGGTCTCGCACGAGACAAATGCCTATGGTCCGAACCTGATGCAGCTTGGGCTGGCGCTGCTGAAGGGGCAGATCGTTCCTCCTTATAACTACGTGTCGCACAAGCTGGTGACCCGTACGTTGTCACAGCAGGAGACTTAG